In Anaerolineales bacterium, one DNA window encodes the following:
- a CDS encoding aldehyde dehydrogenase family protein, whose protein sequence is MRPMYINGTFMTGNAREEIQVQNPATEEVVDSVPRGTPEDVEAAVQAAKSAYEAWRKKGANERASLLHEVAEKVHAHREEIARLLTLEEGKPLPENEEEVEWVLNTFRYYAELGRHHRGSVLAAGSSSQFNFIIKEPYGVVGCIVPWNYPLLLLAWKVAPALAAGNTVVIKPSEMTPLSALYLAEHCFDGLPAGVVNVVTGYGVETGEPLVKHPDVPVIAFTGSLGTGQRIASIAAPMMKKLHLELGGKDATVIAEDADPEIAAKAVAYAALLNAGQVCTSTERVYLPGRGAAKFTEAIVEHVKSLRLGSGLESTTDMGPMIGDTYRAKFESHIADAQEHGAKILVGGGRPKNISKGFFHEPTVLTGVDHSMVIMREETFGPAVPLMEYTTFDEAIKLTNDCQYGLGAVLISNDPKKIKQFFDDVKAGTIWINDPLTDHYAGPFGGMKYSGGARELGEVGLDEFREVKHVHWDFNLEDKDYWYPYGRES, encoded by the coding sequence ATGCGACCAATGTATATCAACGGCACGTTCATGACTGGAAATGCGAGGGAGGAAATTCAGGTCCAGAATCCTGCCACGGAGGAGGTAGTGGACAGTGTTCCGCGCGGGACACCGGAAGATGTCGAAGCGGCGGTGCAAGCCGCAAAGTCCGCGTATGAGGCGTGGCGGAAGAAGGGCGCGAACGAACGGGCGAGTCTCCTGCATGAGGTCGCGGAGAAAGTCCATGCCCATCGTGAAGAGATCGCCCGTCTGCTGACGCTGGAGGAGGGCAAGCCGCTCCCTGAAAACGAAGAGGAAGTTGAATGGGTATTGAATACCTTTCGTTATTATGCCGAGTTGGGACGGCATCATCGCGGAAGCGTGCTGGCGGCAGGATCATCATCACAATTCAATTTCATCATCAAGGAACCATATGGCGTGGTGGGCTGTATTGTGCCGTGGAATTATCCGCTTCTGTTGCTGGCCTGGAAGGTCGCGCCTGCACTCGCGGCGGGAAACACGGTGGTGATCAAACCCTCTGAAATGACACCACTGTCTGCACTGTACCTTGCCGAACATTGTTTTGATGGATTGCCCGCTGGAGTCGTCAATGTGGTGACGGGGTACGGTGTCGAAACAGGCGAGCCGCTGGTCAAGCACCCTGATGTGCCTGTGATCGCGTTCACGGGAAGCTTGGGGACGGGGCAAAGAATTGCGTCCATCGCCGCACCGATGATGAAGAAGCTGCATCTCGAGCTCGGCGGCAAGGATGCGACGGTCATTGCAGAGGATGCCGACCCCGAAATTGCCGCGAAGGCTGTAGCGTATGCGGCGCTTCTGAACGCAGGGCAGGTCTGCACCAGCACCGAACGCGTGTACCTGCCGGGACGCGGTGCGGCGAAGTTCACCGAAGCCATCGTGGAGCATGTCAAATCCCTGCGGCTGGGTTCGGGGCTTGAGTCAACGACAGACATGGGACCGATGATCGGCGATACCTATCGCGCGAAATTTGAAAGTCATATTGCGGATGCGCAGGAACACGGCGCGAAGATTTTGGTTGGCGGCGGGAGACCGAAGAATATCTCGAAAGGCTTCTTCCATGAACCGACCGTGCTGACGGGTGTGGACCATTCCATGGTCATCATGCGCGAGGAGACGTTCGGTCCCGCCGTGCCGTTGATGGAATACACCACCTTCGACGAAGCGATTAAACTGACGAACGACTGTCAATACGGCTTGGGCGCGGTGCTGATCTCGAACGACCCGAAGAAGATCAAGCAGTTCTTTGATGACGTGAAGGCAGGCACGATCTGGATCAATGACCCGCTGACCGACCATTACGCAGGTCCATTCGGCGGGATGAAATATTCGGGTGGCGCGCGCGAACTTGGCGAAGTCG
- a CDS encoding NBR1-Ig-like domain-containing protein yields the protein MKYIISITLVLVLFLSSCISVEVGETPAPTQADFVTATLAPTKSGYVPPTLTPSPEITLAPTLAVTIPPNCTNSAVLLRDVTIQDGTRVNAGEKFTKTWEFMNTGTCPWIGYTLKYAAGDQMSAPLSAPITDTLAKDKVQVSVELTAPVANGSYTGYFTLNDPNGKDVTIGIEKTFWVKITVGSGSTPAASANSVNTPSASTGGNCNYSRNAGYVDQVASLINAERVKAGLPGLTINPLLANAAQAHAADMACNSMISHTGSNGSSAYSRILASGYSPSYSEEIIYAGGGPQAAMTWWLNDKIHRDAILNQKSSEMGMGHAFFSNGSYGDYIVVDFGSP from the coding sequence ATGAAATATATAATTTCAATTACACTCGTTCTTGTTCTTTTCCTATCCTCCTGCATTTCTGTCGAAGTCGGTGAGACTCCAGCCCCCACACAAGCCGATTTCGTCACCGCCACACTGGCCCCCACGAAATCAGGCTATGTGCCGCCTACGCTCACTCCGTCGCCTGAGATCACGCTGGCACCCACACTCGCGGTCACCATCCCGCCGAACTGCACCAACAGTGCGGTGCTTTTACGCGACGTGACCATCCAAGATGGAACGCGCGTGAACGCAGGTGAAAAATTTACGAAGACGTGGGAATTCATGAACACGGGAACCTGCCCGTGGATCGGATACACGCTCAAGTATGCTGCAGGCGATCAGATGAGCGCGCCTCTTTCCGCGCCGATAACGGATACGCTTGCGAAGGACAAGGTGCAGGTCTCGGTGGAGTTGACTGCGCCTGTGGCAAACGGCTCATATACGGGTTATTTCACCCTGAACGACCCGAACGGAAAAGATGTAACGATCGGGATCGAGAAAACATTTTGGGTGAAGATCACCGTGGGGAGCGGCTCGACACCAGCCGCCAGCGCGAACAGTGTCAACACACCGTCCGCTTCGACAGGCGGGAATTGTAATTACAGCCGGAACGCGGGCTATGTTGATCAGGTCGCATCCCTGATCAACGCAGAGCGTGTGAAGGCAGGCCTGCCCGGGTTGACGATCAACCCGTTGTTGGCTAACGCCGCCCAGGCGCACGCCGCGGACATGGCCTGTAACAGCATGATCAGCCACACTGGCTCGAATGGCTCATCCGCATATTCACGCATCCTTGCATCAGGATACTCGCCTTCCTATTCGGAGGAGATCATTTATGCCGGCGGCGGTCCGCAGGCGGCGATGACATGGTGGCTGAATGACAAAATCCACCGCGATGCAATTCTGAACCAGAAATCATCCGAAATGGGTATGGGCCATGCCTTTTTTTCAAACGGTTCGTACGGCGATTATATAGTGGTGGATTTTGGCAGTCCGTAG
- a CDS encoding glycosyltransferase family 2 protein, with protein sequence MRFEKFKIAAVIPAYRVERDIESVLRGLPRFIKYIIVVDDASPDSSADLISAAAKKDRRITLIRHEKNQGVGGAMISGFKKALELGAQTIIKLDGDGQMDPVHIPALITPLIEGRADYAKGNRFRDFQSLQQMPFIRRVGNLGLSFLTKAATGYWNIFDPTNGYFAIRAEILAQLPLEKIDHRYYFETSMLSHLYMLNAFVLDVTVPARYGNEKSHLSIRRALFEFPVKLIGTFLRRIALKYYIYDFSMMSLYIVTGIPLLLFGLIFGSIKWIEYAGRNIPAPTGTVMLPTLSVILGIQIMLSAIEIDINAAPRSPLSHPLG encoded by the coding sequence ATGCGTTTTGAAAAGTTTAAGATCGCTGCGGTAATTCCGGCGTATCGCGTGGAGCGGGATATTGAATCCGTTCTGCGCGGATTGCCGCGCTTCATAAAATATATCATCGTCGTGGACGACGCTTCGCCCGATTCGAGCGCAGACCTGATCTCCGCCGCCGCAAAAAAGGACAGACGCATCACCCTGATCCGCCATGAGAAAAACCAGGGCGTGGGCGGAGCAATGATCTCCGGCTTCAAGAAGGCACTGGAACTTGGCGCGCAAACCATCATCAAACTGGACGGCGACGGACAAATGGATCCAGTCCATATCCCGGCTCTCATTACGCCGCTCATCGAAGGCAGGGCGGATTATGCAAAAGGCAACCGCTTTCGCGATTTTCAATCACTTCAACAAATGCCCTTTATTCGGCGTGTTGGAAATCTTGGATTGAGTTTCCTCACCAAAGCCGCCACCGGGTATTGGAACATCTTCGACCCTACCAACGGATATTTCGCCATCCGCGCCGAGATTCTCGCACAGCTTCCGCTTGAAAAAATAGACCACCGTTATTATTTTGAGACGTCCATGCTTTCGCACCTATACATGCTCAACGCCTTCGTGCTGGATGTAACCGTCCCTGCGCGGTATGGAAATGAGAAATCGCACCTCTCCATCCGCCGCGCCTTGTTTGAATTCCCCGTAAAACTGATCGGCACCTTTCTACGGCGAATCGCATTGAAGTATTATATTTATGATTTCTCAATGATGTCGCTTTATATCGTGACCGGTATTCCATTACTCCTGTTCGGTCTCATCTTCGGCAGCATCAAATGGATCGAATATGCAGGCCGCAACATCCCTGCCCCGACCGGCACAGTGATGCTGCCCACACTTTCCGTCATCCTGGGCATACAGATCATGCTCTCCGCAATCGAGATAGACATAAACGCCGCCCCCCGCTCGCCGCTCAGTCATCCCCTGGGATAA
- a CDS encoding response regulator, with product MATGVQILIVESDPDISDLIGRQSLQPLGYQVTVVGDAASALKRAAQTPPDLILANLNLPGLSGKDLLAALNSQGVKSPLIVIAEKGQEADAIQAFRLGATDVLFWPLRDAEVVSIVERALRQTQETRERQKLDRQLKAANEELQHRLRDLTTILATAKAVVLMTDQRMLFDRILESAMQVAEADMCWLMLREEKSNVYLLRAQRNLPDAWAKKMNQPVDDGLSSLVALSGESLLMNGAPLQKFKLAVLGKAVGVIPIKIKNEVIGLLIVVRRNDRELSRDAQTMLEAMADFASISLVNARLFRALEQTAENARAGEKQRHAALEMIREAIHSELQAAGYPLNLVLTEMPGTLNPDQRKALESVQAALQRLSRSSEKTVVTSE from the coding sequence ATGGCAACCGGGGTACAAATTCTCATTGTTGAGAGCGATCCAGATATTTCTGATTTGATCGGAAGGCAGTCGCTTCAGCCGCTTGGCTATCAGGTGACTGTGGTGGGCGATGCCGCTTCCGCACTTAAACGCGCGGCTCAGACTCCCCCGGACCTGATCCTCGCCAATTTAAATTTACCCGGCTTAAGCGGAAAAGACCTGCTTGCCGCATTGAATTCGCAAGGCGTGAAATCACCGCTGATCGTCATCGCCGAAAAGGGGCAGGAAGCGGATGCCATTCAGGCCTTCCGCCTCGGCGCAACGGATGTGCTTTTCTGGCCCCTGCGGGATGCTGAGGTTGTTTCCATCGTCGAGCGTGCCCTGCGTCAGACGCAGGAGACCCGCGAACGACAAAAATTGGACCGCCAGTTAAAAGCCGCAAATGAAGAACTTCAGCACAGATTGCGCGACCTGACCACCATCCTTGCCACTGCAAAGGCCGTGGTCTTGATGACAGACCAGCGCATGTTGTTTGACCGCATCCTAGAAAGCGCCATGCAGGTGGCAGAGGCGGATATGTGCTGGCTGATGTTGCGCGAGGAAAAAAGCAATGTCTATTTGCTCCGTGCCCAGCGCAACCTGCCAGATGCATGGGCAAAGAAGATGAACCAGCCGGTGGATGACGGCCTTAGTTCCCTCGTGGCGCTCTCGGGGGAAAGTTTGCTGATGAACGGCGCGCCGTTGCAAAAGTTTAAGCTGGCTGTGTTGGGGAAAGCGGTGGGCGTGATCCCGATTAAGATCAAAAACGAAGTGATCGGGCTGTTGATTGTCGTGCGCAGGAATGATCGTGAACTTTCCCGCGATGCACAGACCATGCTTGAAGCAATGGCCGATTTCGCCTCGATTTCACTGGTGAATGCACGTTTATTCCGCGCCCTGGAGCAGACGGCCGAAAATGCGCGAGCGGGTGAGAAACAGCGTCATGCCGCGCTTGAGATGATCCGCGAAGCCATCCACAGCGAATTGCAAGCCGCGGGTTACCCGCTTAACCTGGTGCTGACAGAGATGCCCGGAACACTTAACCCGGATCAAAGGAAGGCGCTTGAATCCGTTCAGGCAGCATTACAGCGCCTGTCGCGTTCCTCTGAAAAGACAGTGGTTACCTCGGAATAA
- a CDS encoding ATP-binding protein, whose protein sequence is MAKNDLILLALNPSPILDLMERALHAAGFEVAIAHDRPGVDKSIQEAIPALMIIGEKVSDQEGLSVSNDMLARFPTMPIIYYAEKDTSGVAKSVLRMGLSGYLYPPLKMADIVDEVQRSLGRARSLGDWLRREVKRTTASLEKKAKISEAERIKLEAIIGNIQDGVIVTDEKQAVLLLNRAIRDIFNLGDGELTGKSLKDMITNADLRAMLIRSGEGPLKYHEINFDDGRVFNAQYTPIPKIGAAITMQDISYLKELDRLKSDFIHTVSHDLRSPLTAILGYTELIERTGSLNQNQQEFLHRLQGSVQHITSLVNELLDLGRLEAGFDTRREAVQLEGVLKYTLDMFDSQMKKKKITLTADTAPNLQPLRANPIRIRQMLDNLVGNAIKYTQDGGQIKVSMSMQENQIVLKIEDNGPGIPHEEQNRVFEKFYRATNATEGVEGSGLGLAIVNSIVESHQGRIWVESTLGVGSTFFVLLPAQE, encoded by the coding sequence ATGGCAAAAAACGACCTTATTTTACTGGCGCTAAACCCATCCCCGATTCTGGATCTAATGGAGCGGGCTTTGCATGCGGCGGGTTTTGAGGTGGCGATTGCACACGACCGTCCCGGGGTGGATAAATCGATACAGGAAGCCATCCCGGCCTTGATGATCATTGGCGAGAAGGTTTCAGATCAGGAGGGTTTGTCGGTCTCAAATGATATGCTTGCACGTTTCCCCACGATGCCGATCATTTATTATGCCGAAAAGGATACCAGCGGGGTCGCCAAATCTGTCCTGCGCATGGGGTTAAGCGGGTATCTGTATCCCCCATTAAAAATGGCGGATATTGTTGATGAAGTCCAGCGGAGCCTTGGCCGCGCGCGCAGCCTGGGAGACTGGCTGAGACGCGAGGTAAAGCGCACGACGGCATCTCTGGAGAAAAAAGCTAAAATTTCAGAAGCCGAACGCATCAAGTTGGAGGCGATCATCGGGAACATTCAGGACGGTGTCATCGTGACGGACGAGAAGCAAGCCGTCCTGCTCCTTAATCGGGCCATACGCGATATCTTCAACCTGGGTGATGGGGAACTGACGGGCAAGTCCCTCAAGGATATGATTACAAATGCCGATTTGAGAGCCATGTTGATTCGTTCGGGCGAGGGACCGTTGAAATATCACGAGATCAATTTTGACGATGGGCGGGTTTTCAATGCACAATATACACCCATTCCAAAAATCGGCGCGGCAATTACCATGCAGGATATTTCCTATCTCAAGGAGCTCGACCGCCTAAAAAGCGATTTCATCCACACCGTTTCGCATGACCTGCGCTCTCCCCTGACCGCCATCCTTGGGTATACGGAATTGATCGAGCGTACGGGATCGTTAAACCAAAACCAGCAGGAATTTTTACACCGCCTGCAGGGCAGTGTTCAACATATTACATCCCTGGTCAATGAACTGCTTGATCTGGGGCGCCTTGAAGCCGGGTTTGATACGCGCCGCGAGGCTGTCCAGCTTGAAGGCGTCCTAAAATATACACTCGACATGTTCGATTCCCAGATGAAGAAAAAGAAGATCACGCTGACTGCGGATACTGCGCCAAATTTGCAGCCTTTGCGCGCGAATCCGATCCGCATCCGCCAAATGCTGGATAATCTTGTCGGAAATGCCATTAAATATACACAGGATGGCGGACAGATTAAGGTCAGTATGTCGATGCAGGAAAACCAGATCGTTCTCAAGATTGAAGATAATGGCCCGGGAATTCCACACGAGGAGCAAAACCGCGTCTTCGAGAAATTCTACCGTGCCACAAATGCGACCGAAGGGGTGGAAGGCTCCGGACTGGGCCTGGCCATCGTTAATTCAATTGTGGAAAGCCATCAGGGACGCATCTGGGTTGAGTCGACGCTGGGGGTGGGTTCGACCTTTTTCGTGCTTCTCCCCGCACAGGAATAG
- a CDS encoding nucleoside 2-deoxyribosyltransferase, whose protein sequence is MNIYFACSITGGRGLENVYQQLVAALSMDGHEIPTSHLARSEAIENEHMLTPQDVYARDVNWIKGCDVLIAEISVPSHGVGYEIGFALNIGKPVLCLHQRERTISKMITGNSDPGLTIKSYVHVEDAILQARDFLLNP, encoded by the coding sequence ATGAACATTTATTTTGCATGTTCCATTACAGGCGGGCGCGGGCTTGAAAACGTGTATCAACAGCTTGTCGCCGCGCTTTCAATGGATGGGCATGAAATTCCGACCTCCCACCTAGCCCGATCGGAAGCAATCGAAAATGAGCATATGCTCACGCCACAGGATGTCTATGCGCGTGATGTGAACTGGATAAAGGGTTGCGATGTGCTGATCGCGGAGATCAGTGTGCCTTCGCACGGAGTGGGGTATGAAATTGGATTTGCCTTGAATATCGGCAAACCCGTTTTATGCCTGCATCAAAGGGAACGAACAATATCCAAAATGATCACCGGGAATTCCGACCCCGGACTGACGATAAAATCGTATGTTCATGTGGAAGATGCCATTTTACAGGCACGGGATTTCCTTTTAAACCCATAA
- a CDS encoding haloacid dehalogenase: MEKLEHIAEQIRKKFDARTSARDQALSQARQLTRACSLAIRAVHRDDTQAMNTQLQEARQLADTLRNSLASHPDLFYAGYTQDALKEFVEANVTCALIKNEPLQTPEELVVEPATYLNGLAEVVGELRRRTLDILRHGYSTEVERLLGYMDEIYSVMVTMDYPDAITNGLRRQTDLARGIIEKTRGDITFSLRGEHLEQAIGKLIVQLNSEPAQGGVPSAVKPKEAK; this comes from the coding sequence ATGGAAAAACTGGAACACATTGCCGAACAGATCCGCAAAAAGTTCGATGCGCGTACATCCGCGCGTGACCAGGCGCTTTCCCAGGCACGCCAGCTCACGCGCGCCTGTTCCCTCGCCATTCGCGCCGTCCATCGCGATGACACACAGGCGATGAACACGCAATTACAGGAGGCGCGTCAGCTGGCGGATACGCTCCGAAATTCCCTTGCATCCCACCCCGACCTGTTCTATGCGGGATACACACAGGATGCCTTGAAGGAATTTGTGGAGGCGAACGTCACCTGCGCCTTGATAAAGAACGAACCGCTTCAGACTCCCGAGGAGCTGGTCGTTGAACCCGCAACCTATCTCAACGGGCTGGCAGAGGTCGTCGGCGAACTGCGCCGCCGCACGCTGGATATTCTGCGTCACGGATATTCAACGGAAGTGGAGCGCCTGCTCGGCTACATGGACGAGATCTACTCCGTCATGGTCACCATGGATTATCCCGACGCGATCACCAACGGACTGCGCCGACAGACCGACCTCGCGCGCGGCATCATCGAAAAGACCCGCGGCGACATCACCTTCAGCCTGCGCGGTGAGCATCTCGAACAGGCCATCGGGAAGTTAATTGTTCAATTGAACAGCGAACCGGCTCAGGGCGGAGTCCCGAGCGCTGTCAAGCCAAAAGAGGCTAAATAG
- a CDS encoding DUF3467 domain-containing protein, producing the protein MTTPQTPPRPASPTLVLPADLELVYANLARIAHSPADIVIDFAHLLPGEPQAKIRSRVVMTPLSAKLLVKALTENIGRYEAAFGEIPVPTNTTLADNLFRPFQQPPDPPKE; encoded by the coding sequence ATGACCACGCCTCAAACCCCTCCCAGACCTGCCAGCCCCACGCTTGTGCTTCCCGCAGACCTTGAACTTGTCTACGCCAACCTTGCGCGCATCGCCCACTCGCCTGCCGACATTGTGATTGACTTTGCCCACCTCCTGCCCGGTGAACCGCAGGCAAAAATCCGCTCACGCGTGGTCATGACCCCGCTTAGCGCAAAATTACTGGTCAAGGCACTCACTGAAAATATCGGGCGGTACGAGGCCGCTTTCGGAGAGATCCCCGTCCCCACCAACACCACCCTCGCAGATAACCTCTTCCGCCCATTCCAACAACCGCCCGACCCGCCCAAAGAGTAA
- the ssb gene encoding single-stranded DNA-binding protein: MYHTIIIVGNVGKDPEMRYTPSGQAVTSFSVATNRQYTAGNGEQVKETIWFRISTWGKTAEVCNQYVKKGSKVLIEGRLTPDKATGGPRIWTKQDGTAGTSFEVTASTVRFLSSRGETDAGPTAGGGMEMAELPPEDDIPF; this comes from the coding sequence ATGTATCACACCATTATTATCGTCGGCAATGTAGGCAAGGACCCGGAAATGCGCTACACACCATCCGGTCAGGCCGTTACATCTTTTTCGGTTGCCACCAATCGCCAATACACGGCCGGCAATGGCGAACAGGTCAAGGAGACCATCTGGTTCCGCATATCCACCTGGGGCAAAACAGCGGAGGTATGCAACCAGTATGTCAAAAAAGGGTCAAAGGTTTTGATCGAAGGACGCCTCACGCCGGACAAAGCCACAGGCGGACCGCGCATCTGGACAAAGCAGGACGGCACCGCCGGCACATCCTTTGAAGTGACAGCTTCCACCGTGCGCTTCCTCTCCTCGCGCGGGGAAACTGATGCGGGTCCCACGGCAGGCGGCGGCATGGAAATGGCGGAACTGCCCCCGGAAGACGATATCCCGTTCTAA
- a CDS encoding cytochrome b/b6 domain-containing protein translates to MSESTPKRYHPAHAAIHWLMALLVFMMLGIGKFAMPGISPEDPQKAMMLQSHTYIGGGIALLLIIRLILRFTVKSPAPADAGNAFLNLVGKAVHVLLYLLVIGMAVSGLGMYQLANLPAVFSGAQAYPSNFFDYLPRMGHGLLSWLLLALVGLHVGAALFHQFIRKDNLLARMWFGK, encoded by the coding sequence ATGTCTGAATCCACACCGAAACGCTACCATCCTGCGCACGCCGCCATTCACTGGCTGATGGCTTTGCTTGTCTTTATGATGCTCGGCATAGGCAAGTTTGCGATGCCGGGGATATCCCCTGAAGACCCGCAGAAGGCAATGATGCTGCAAAGCCACACCTATATTGGCGGTGGGATCGCGCTATTGCTCATCATCCGCTTGATCCTGCGGTTTACGGTCAAGTCCCCTGCGCCGGCCGATGCGGGCAATGCCTTCCTGAATCTCGTTGGGAAGGCGGTGCATGTCCTGCTTTACCTGCTTGTGATCGGCATGGCGGTCAGCGGATTGGGGATGTATCAACTGGCAAACCTGCCCGCGGTGTTCAGCGGGGCCCAAGCCTATCCATCGAATTTCTTTGATTACCTGCCGCGCATGGGGCACGGACTTCTCTCCTGGCTGCTGCTTGCGCTGGTTGGGCTTCATGTTGGCGCTGCGCTGTTTCATCAGTTTATCAGGAAGGATAACCTGCTCGCCCGCATGTGGTTTGGCAAATAA
- a CDS encoding NBR1-Ig-like domain-containing protein, producing MKLTTNSIIIIFGILALCVLAMFPISVLAFQSGQPKADPQATVQAMVTQTVIALTLNAPTQTPPPPTPTLDPATQAPTATVTSPAPTAVTYCDWVAFVKDVTVADGTTLAPGEVFIKTWRLKNRGTCAWTTDYMLVFNSGSQMGGTTAVRLPGHVAPGQTVDVSVTLTAPSTAGSYSGYWMLRNAAGTLFGTGDKANVPFYVDIKVKKQETVTHGTVGGNLCYPSEFNPPMTLYLENAHTGQRIQFAIVENQITYSVLVPAGRYYAYAWAPGYNLEGAYTHSSGLMKSFFVEGGSTTPFINLCDWSPNPHARGE from the coding sequence ATGAAACTTACAACCAACAGCATTATTATCATATTCGGCATCCTGGCATTATGCGTGCTTGCCATGTTCCCGATCAGTGTTCTGGCATTTCAATCCGGCCAGCCCAAAGCGGACCCGCAGGCCACGGTGCAGGCGATGGTGACGCAGACGGTGATCGCGCTGACGCTCAACGCGCCGACGCAGACCCCGCCTCCGCCCACGCCGACGCTTGATCCTGCCACCCAGGCACCGACCGCCACTGTGACATCTCCCGCTCCCACCGCAGTGACCTACTGTGACTGGGTTGCCTTCGTCAAGGACGTGACCGTGGCCGACGGCACGACCTTGGCGCCGGGCGAGGTCTTCATCAAGACCTGGCGCTTGAAGAACCGCGGAACATGCGCATGGACGACGGATTACATGCTGGTCTTCAACAGCGGCTCGCAAATGGGCGGCACCACCGCCGTGCGGCTGCCGGGCCATGTGGCGCCCGGCCAGACGGTGGATGTCTCCGTGACGCTGACCGCGCCCTCCACCGCCGGCTCCTACAGCGGCTATTGGATGCTCCGCAACGCCGCCGGTACATTGTTCGGGACAGGGGACAAGGCGAACGTCCCGTTTTATGTGGATATCAAGGTCAAAAAGCAGGAAACGGTCACGCATGGAACCGTCGGAGGTAACCTGTGCTACCCGAGCGAATTCAACCCGCCCATGACGCTCTATTTGGAGAATGCTCACACGGGTCAGCGCATCCAGTTCGCCATCGTGGAGAACCAGATCACCTACAGCGTGCTGGTCCCTGCGGGCAGATACTATGCCTATGCCTGGGCGCCCGGTTACAACCTTGAAGGCGCGTACACCCACTCGAGCGGCTTGATGAAGTCCTTTTTCGTGGAGGGCGGCTCGACCACCCCCTTCATCAACCTGTGCGACTGGAGCCCAAATCCGCACGCGCGCGGCGAGTAG
- a CDS encoding GNAT family N-acetyltransferase yields MTITYREATIEDSFPVFKVFLKSIMDYSERMNVQAITGGNDPAKLASIWERRKPLFEFLARDASQFWVAERDGEVLGYARTIEHDGLQELTEFFVSPNQQSAGVGSGLLSRAFANNGARYRTIIATLDERALHRYMTMGVYGRFILKYFSRQAETVTMDTDLRAEPLDLTLHLEALNRIDREIIGHARGSIHEWLAGARDGFVYTRDGDVAGYGYLGDGNGPFAVLDDDDFPAALAHAESLMAEKGAEFGVSVPLVNKKAVDHLVARKYKIDSFSAILMSNVPFGKFENYLNFAPEFFL; encoded by the coding sequence GTGACCATCACCTACCGCGAAGCCACCATCGAAGACTCATTTCCGGTCTTCAAAGTCTTTCTCAAATCCATCATGGACTACAGCGAGCGCATGAACGTGCAAGCCATCACGGGCGGGAACGACCCCGCCAAACTCGCGTCCATTTGGGAGAGACGCAAGCCGTTGTTCGAGTTCCTCGCCAGGGACGCGTCCCAGTTCTGGGTGGCGGAACGGGACGGCGAAGTCCTCGGCTATGCCCGCACGATCGAGCACGACGGGCTTCAGGAGTTGACCGAGTTCTTCGTCTCACCGAACCAGCAGTCGGCGGGAGTCGGAAGCGGATTGTTATCCCGCGCCTTTGCAAATAACGGCGCAAGGTATCGCACCATCATCGCCACGCTGGACGAACGCGCGCTGCATCGCTATATGACGATGGGCGTGTACGGACGTTTCATACTCAAGTATTTTTCCCGCCAAGCCGAAACAGTGACCATGGACACCGACCTGCGCGCCGAGCCGCTGGATTTGACCCTGCATCTCGAAGCGCTGAACCGCATCGATAGGGAGATCATCGGTCACGCGCGCGGAAGCATCCACGAGTGGCTGGCGGGCGCGCGCGATGGATTCGTGTACACGCGGGATGGGGACGTGGCGGGATACGGCTACCTCGGCGATGGGAACGGACCGTTCGCCGTGCTGGACGATGACGATTTCCCCGCTGCCCTGGCGCACGCCGAAAGCCTGATGGCGGAGAAGGGCGCAGAGTTCGGCGTTTCCGTCCCGCTGGTCAATAAGAAGGCGGTTGACCATCTCGTCGCGCGGAAATACAAGATCGACTCGTTCTCCGCGATCCTGATGAGCAACGTCCCGTTCGGGAAGTTCGAGAATTATTTGAACTTTGCGCCGGAGTTCTTTTTATAA